The following proteins come from a genomic window of Iamia sp. SCSIO 61187:
- the serS gene encoding serine--tRNA ligase, with the protein MLDIRRIRSDLDGVKADLARKGVDGSDVDAVAAADARQRQLAARRDELRSQVKALSAEVGRLHRDGRGDEADALRDESRRRGDEEAAVAAEVDALTAEVRDRLLAIPNTPHPDVPDGADDKDNPVLRVRGFDPDGYGPHQRVPHWDTGTALGILDLERAVKISGSMFTMLRGAGATLSRALCQYALDANADAYEEIRPPSLVTTATLTATGQLPKFADDAYAIPRDDLWAIPTAEAPLTSIAAGEVLAAADLPLRLMAYSPCYRREAGSAGRDTRGLLRVHEFDKVEIFAYATPEQAPAELEAMVARAEGLIADLGLAHRVIEICAGDQGQAHHRSYDIEVYAPGVDQWLEVSSVSWLSDYQARRAAIRYRPEQAKGNELVHTLNGSALAVPRVWAAIVETHRQPDGTVAVPEPLLPYMRGQTVIS; encoded by the coding sequence GTGCTCGACATCAGGCGGATCCGCAGCGATCTCGACGGCGTGAAGGCCGACCTCGCCCGCAAGGGCGTGGACGGCTCCGACGTCGACGCCGTGGCCGCTGCCGACGCCCGCCAGCGCCAGCTGGCCGCCCGGCGCGACGAGCTCCGCAGCCAGGTCAAGGCCCTGTCGGCCGAGGTCGGCCGGCTCCACCGCGACGGGCGGGGCGACGAGGCCGACGCCCTCCGCGACGAGAGCCGCCGGCGGGGCGACGAGGAGGCCGCCGTGGCCGCCGAGGTCGACGCCCTCACCGCCGAGGTCCGGGACCGGCTGCTGGCCATCCCCAACACGCCGCACCCCGACGTGCCCGACGGGGCCGACGACAAGGACAACCCGGTGCTGCGGGTGCGGGGCTTCGACCCCGACGGCTACGGCCCGCACCAGCGCGTCCCGCACTGGGACACCGGAACCGCCCTCGGGATCCTCGACCTCGAGCGGGCCGTGAAGATCTCGGGGTCGATGTTCACCATGCTCCGGGGCGCCGGTGCCACCCTCTCGCGGGCGCTGTGCCAGTACGCCCTCGACGCCAACGCCGACGCCTACGAGGAGATCCGGCCCCCGAGCCTGGTCACCACGGCCACACTCACCGCCACCGGGCAGCTCCCCAAGTTCGCCGACGACGCCTACGCCATCCCCCGCGACGACCTGTGGGCCATCCCCACCGCCGAGGCCCCCCTGACCTCGATCGCCGCCGGCGAGGTGCTCGCCGCCGCCGACCTGCCCCTGCGGCTGATGGCCTACTCGCCCTGCTACCGCCGGGAGGCGGGCTCGGCCGGCCGCGACACGCGCGGCCTGCTGCGGGTCCACGAGTTCGACAAGGTCGAGATCTTCGCCTACGCCACGCCCGAGCAGGCCCCGGCCGAGCTCGAGGCCATGGTCGCCCGGGCCGAGGGCCTGATCGCCGACCTGGGCCTGGCCCACCGGGTCATCGAGATCTGCGCCGGCGACCAGGGCCAGGCCCACCACCGCAGCTACGACATCGAGGTCTACGCCCCGGGCGTCGACCAGTGGCTCGAGGTCTCGTCGGTCTCGTGGCTGTCCGACTACCAGGCCCGCCGGGCGGCCATCCGCTACCGCCCCGAGCAGGCCAAGGGCAACGAGCTGGTGCACACCCTC